One genomic region from Athalia rosae chromosome 3, iyAthRosa1.1, whole genome shotgun sequence encodes:
- the LOC105689769 gene encoding putative inorganic phosphate cotransporter isoform X1: MAISTWKTCCARIPQRWILAVMGLLGVTNAYTMRICLSIAITEMVAAGETSTNDTNGDDTCPSYQGNTTSTNNSGGSFHWDEYTQGIILSSFFWGYVITQLPGGILADKLGGKYTLGLGIFSTAVFTLLTPIVVETYDSTGLIVLRILMGLGEGTTFPAANVLIAQWAPPHERSKIGTVVMTGSQVGTIVGNALSGVLIYHSAIGWRIVFYVFGTAGVVWFLAWVVLCYNHPDVHPFITEAEKKYLHDTMKEHTHRKSRPTPWKRILLSVPLWALVAGKVGHDWGFYTMVTDLPKYMSNVLKFSIQANGFLSALPYVLMWAVSLGASFVADWSIKAGKVSITNVRKICTTIASVGPAIFIIVASYTGCDRNIVVILFTVGMGLMGPFYPGMMVNAIDLSPNYSGTLMAIMNAFGALTGILAPYVVGVLTPNQTIGEWRFVFWITFVVFFASNLVFNLWADGEIQPWNDTGKSRSGKNIENIDLAGRQPSAVQARNHR; encoded by the exons GTGCCAGAATTCCTCAGCGATGGATCCTCGCCGTCATGGGACTCTTGGGTGTGACGAACGCTTACACCATGAGGATATGCCTGTCGATAGCCATAACGGAAATGGTCGCCGCAGGGGAAACATCGACGAACGACACCAACGGGGATGACACTTGTCCGTCGTACCAAGGCAATACGACGAGCACCAACAACTCCGGTGGCAGTTTTCACTGGGACGAATACACGCAG GGTATAATATTATCCAGCTTCTTCTGGGGATACGTGATAACGCAACTCCCCGGTGGTATTTTAGCCGACAAACTCGGTGGCAAATACACGCTCGGATTGGGTATATTTTCGACGGCCGTATTCACCCTACTCACCCCGATAGTAGTCGAAACGTACGATTCCACGGGGCTCATAGTGCTCAGGATTCTCATGGGACTCGGCGAGGGGACGACTTTCCCGGCCGCGAACGTCCTCATAGCTCAATGGGCCCCGCCGCACGAAAGATCGAAAATTGGAACGGTCGTTATGACCGGTTCGCAAGTCGGAACTATCGTTGGAAACGCTTTGTCGGGTGTCCTGATATACCATTCGGCGATCGGTTGGCGGATAGTATTTTACGTTTTCGGTACGGCTGGAGTCGTTTGGTTTCTGGCCTGGGTTGTTCTCTGCTACAACCACCCGGACGTTCATCCGTTCATAACGGAAGCTGAAAAGAAGTACCTTCACGACACGATGAAGGAACATACCCATAGGAAGTCGCGGCCGACGCCGTGGAAGAGGATACTACTGTCGGTTCCGCTGTGGGCACTAGTTGCCGGAAAGGTTGGACACGATTGGGGATTTTACACGATGGTAACCGATCTCCCCAAGTACATGAGCAACGTTTTGAAATTCTCCATACAAGCGAACGGTTTTCTTTCCGCTCTGCCTTACGTTTTGATGTGGGCGGTCAGCCTGGGCGCCTCGTTCGTCGCCGATTGGTCGATCAAAGCGGGGAAAGTATCCATAACAAATGTTAGAAAAATTTGTACGACGATAGCCTCCGTTGGTCCGGCTATTTTCATAATCGTGGCTTCGTACACCGGATGCGATCGAAATATCGTCGTCATTCTATTCACCGTCGGAATGGGTCTGATGGGTCCGTTCTACCCTGGGATGATGGTGAACGCCATAGATCTCAGTCCGAATTATTCCGGCACTCTGATGGCGATCATGAACGCGTTCGGAGCTTTGACCGGAATCCTTGCGCCGTACGTGGTCGGTGTTTTAACGCCAAATCAAACGATCGGGGAATGGAGATTCGTGTTTTGGATAACGTTCGTCGTTTTCTTCGCCTCTAATTTGGTGTTCAATCTTTGGGCAGACGGCGAAATTCAACCGTGGAACGATACGGGAAAGTCCAGATCCGGAAAAAACATAGAGAACATTGATTTAGCTGGTCGTCAACCGTCCGCTGTACAGGCCAGAAATCATAGATAA
- the LOC105689769 gene encoding putative inorganic phosphate cotransporter isoform X2 yields the protein MGLLGVTNAYTMRICLSIAITEMVAAGETSTNDTNGDDTCPSYQGNTTSTNNSGGSFHWDEYTQGIILSSFFWGYVITQLPGGILADKLGGKYTLGLGIFSTAVFTLLTPIVVETYDSTGLIVLRILMGLGEGTTFPAANVLIAQWAPPHERSKIGTVVMTGSQVGTIVGNALSGVLIYHSAIGWRIVFYVFGTAGVVWFLAWVVLCYNHPDVHPFITEAEKKYLHDTMKEHTHRKSRPTPWKRILLSVPLWALVAGKVGHDWGFYTMVTDLPKYMSNVLKFSIQANGFLSALPYVLMWAVSLGASFVADWSIKAGKVSITNVRKICTTIASVGPAIFIIVASYTGCDRNIVVILFTVGMGLMGPFYPGMMVNAIDLSPNYSGTLMAIMNAFGALTGILAPYVVGVLTPNQTIGEWRFVFWITFVVFFASNLVFNLWADGEIQPWNDTGKSRSGKNIENIDLAGRQPSAVQARNHR from the exons ATGGGACTCTTGGGTGTGACGAACGCTTACACCATGAGGATATGCCTGTCGATAGCCATAACGGAAATGGTCGCCGCAGGGGAAACATCGACGAACGACACCAACGGGGATGACACTTGTCCGTCGTACCAAGGCAATACGACGAGCACCAACAACTCCGGTGGCAGTTTTCACTGGGACGAATACACGCAG GGTATAATATTATCCAGCTTCTTCTGGGGATACGTGATAACGCAACTCCCCGGTGGTATTTTAGCCGACAAACTCGGTGGCAAATACACGCTCGGATTGGGTATATTTTCGACGGCCGTATTCACCCTACTCACCCCGATAGTAGTCGAAACGTACGATTCCACGGGGCTCATAGTGCTCAGGATTCTCATGGGACTCGGCGAGGGGACGACTTTCCCGGCCGCGAACGTCCTCATAGCTCAATGGGCCCCGCCGCACGAAAGATCGAAAATTGGAACGGTCGTTATGACCGGTTCGCAAGTCGGAACTATCGTTGGAAACGCTTTGTCGGGTGTCCTGATATACCATTCGGCGATCGGTTGGCGGATAGTATTTTACGTTTTCGGTACGGCTGGAGTCGTTTGGTTTCTGGCCTGGGTTGTTCTCTGCTACAACCACCCGGACGTTCATCCGTTCATAACGGAAGCTGAAAAGAAGTACCTTCACGACACGATGAAGGAACATACCCATAGGAAGTCGCGGCCGACGCCGTGGAAGAGGATACTACTGTCGGTTCCGCTGTGGGCACTAGTTGCCGGAAAGGTTGGACACGATTGGGGATTTTACACGATGGTAACCGATCTCCCCAAGTACATGAGCAACGTTTTGAAATTCTCCATACAAGCGAACGGTTTTCTTTCCGCTCTGCCTTACGTTTTGATGTGGGCGGTCAGCCTGGGCGCCTCGTTCGTCGCCGATTGGTCGATCAAAGCGGGGAAAGTATCCATAACAAATGTTAGAAAAATTTGTACGACGATAGCCTCCGTTGGTCCGGCTATTTTCATAATCGTGGCTTCGTACACCGGATGCGATCGAAATATCGTCGTCATTCTATTCACCGTCGGAATGGGTCTGATGGGTCCGTTCTACCCTGGGATGATGGTGAACGCCATAGATCTCAGTCCGAATTATTCCGGCACTCTGATGGCGATCATGAACGCGTTCGGAGCTTTGACCGGAATCCTTGCGCCGTACGTGGTCGGTGTTTTAACGCCAAATCAAACGATCGGGGAATGGAGATTCGTGTTTTGGATAACGTTCGTCGTTTTCTTCGCCTCTAATTTGGTGTTCAATCTTTGGGCAGACGGCGAAATTCAACCGTGGAACGATACGGGAAAGTCCAGATCCGGAAAAAACATAGAGAACATTGATTTAGCTGGTCGTCAACCGTCCGCTGTACAGGCCAGAAATCATAGATAA
- the LOC105689791 gene encoding dynein light chain Tctex-type 5-like gives MATTLINYLKKKGRHTGPLYRQGSVVRSATVDDNSTESKTAPRYQNTYRLESYKPFNVDMVDKIIKQVMINNLEDIVYDPKECPRLCGEISEDIRDRIKRLNFDRYKIVVIVTINEKASQAIQSSMRFIWDVARDNYSTFTFETRTFFAYCCVFGVYYE, from the exons ATGGCCACCACGCTGATTAATTAC cttaaaaaaaaaggacgccACACGGGACCATTGTATCGTCAGGGTAGCGTGGTTCGTTCGGCTACAGTAGACGACAATTCCACCGAATCGAAG ACAGCGCCAAGATACCAGAATACCTACCGACTGGAATCTTACAAACCTTTCAACGTTGATATGgtcgataaaataatcaaacaagtaatgataaataatttagaAGATATCGTTTACGATCCTAAAGAGTGTCCAAGGTTGTGCGGTGAGATAAGCGAGGATATTCGTGACAGAATAAAGAGATTGAATTTTGACAG gtACAAAATCGTCGTTATCGtaacgataaacgaaaaagCGAGTCAAGCGATTCAATCCTCGATGAGATTTATTTGGGACGTTGCAAGAGACAATTATTCAACTTTCACATTCGAGACTAGAACATTTTTCGCATATTGCTGTGTATTCGGTGTATATTACGAGTga
- the LOC105689203 gene encoding dynein light chain Tctex-type 5-like codes for MSTVTNSSNMRLSLISRSQRGPAGAAGGGTSSMGRTFSQQSKIGLSTASLIPGHLATSATYRNTKGGFKIPKYQNSYRLNAYNPFKHEAIDKILEEVITTTLTGMKYNPEVCMKLCQDMTAEIRNRVYRKDYDRYKFIVQVTIIEKTGQSVNVATGRLWDVERDGYSTFTFESPQMYAVGIVVGLYYE; via the exons ATGTCTACGGTAACGAATTCCTCGAATATGCGTCTATCTTTGATATCGAGATCTCAGCGAGGTCCTGCGGGGGCGGCTGGAGGCGGCACATCATCCATGGGGCGAACATTTTCGCAGCAGTCAAAAATCGGTCTGAGTACAGCCTCCCTTATTCCCGGTCATCTCGCGACGAGTGCAACCTACAGAAATACCAAAGGGGGTTTCAAG ATaccaaaatatcaaaataGTTATCGTCTGAACGCTTACAACCCATTCAAACACGAAGCTATCGACAAAATATTGGAAGAAGTCATCACCACGACATTAACCGGTATGAAATATAATCCGGAAGTGTGTATGAAATTGTGTCAAGATATGACAGCGGAAATACGTAATCGAGTTTATCGTAAGGATTACGACAG GTATAAATTTATCGTTCAGGTAAcgataatagaaaaaacaggACAAAGTGTAAACGTGGCAACCGGAAGACTTTGGGATGTTGAAAGAGACGGATATTCGACATTCACATTTGAGAGTCCGCAAATGTATGCTGTCGGAATAGTCGTTGGTCTCTATTACGAATGA
- the LOC105689212 gene encoding inactive rhomboid protein 1 isoform X3, with product MSQPSPGSGTTSTSTVSSSGQDVGIGVTSQSISMYAVGAPGSVNGTGSTCSSVGGAGGGGSGNVTGTGGALGIAGIQGIGIMTGGGVAGGSSSKISESSQNPSSTTTSPPPPVPLTTITSGAGNSTNLSRSASAPTGPTRPVVATPSFVSHRNENENQRLQRTVSRTDAIKNYIKRETATFFGVDEDSEAQEKQRWLERRRRMASRKYGALLPEHRPPDPDITRDVPDASEIPEGVTLRRWHQPVRRKDSVARMTLSGLSYMVTTMTRHRPRERDETRPESRSFPPSTVPLNNVGGGGGSTSPEVTADEEEEAFFERPPPPSPALTNQQQIANDRNIQGINSAQQQDDLLNNGSSTAHDLDEGAAAISALSSCTADTVDATSSSHSVERDLSEELVRFTTPKEEGISSSEILSRRPRQISRDHYTSRTSSWRRSRDPGGAPEGLGNASSGEAVTLRRQAISGTRISPNTIDRIFDNSNRRQYGMGIVGRFFGRSFRKSVAHKPHVKKQLDDIEDQRPFFTYWITTVQVLILVISLACYGFGPFGFELSHRTGSVLVTSLSLQQVDYQEPANFWIGPRAADLIHLGAKFAPCMRRDIKILKEIDVWRERERDTACCIRNDDSGCVQSSKQDCSVRGLRSTMTNTISTWKKWGPGDSGPGGRISGSVCGLDPKFCDAPASIAPYEWPDDITKWPICRKTNPFNQRFSKGGSNQMFPVSRHMDKMAEHMVCEVIGHPCCIGIHGMCRITTKEYCDFVHGYFHEEASLCSQVECLHDVCGMIPFLHPEWPDQFYRLFTSIFLHAGIFHLAITLCVQYFFMRDLEKLTGSFRIAIIYFTGGLAGNLASAIFVPYRAEVGPAGAHFALLATLVVEVLNSWPMLKHPRRALSKLLISLFALLILGALPWIDNYAHLFGFVFGFLAAYAVMPFISFGRYDRRRKILLIWICLILIVGLFAMLLALFYNVPAYECEICKLFTCIPFTKDFCASQNINFKREEPV from the exons ATGTC gcAACCATCCCCCGGTTCGGGGACGACCAGCACGTCTACGGTGTCTTCGTCCGGGCAAGATGTGGGCATCGGCGTCACCTCGCAAAGTATAAGTATGTACGCGGTGGGAGCACCGGGTTCCGTTAACGGTACCGGAAGTACCTGCAGCAGCGTCGGAGGGGCAGGAGGGGGCGGTAGCGGAAACGTTACCGGTACCGGCGGCGCCCTCGGTATCGCGGGTATTCAGGGTATCGGTATAATGACCGGCGGAGGGGTAGCGGGAGGAagctcttcgaaaatttccgaatcatCTCAAAATCCTTCATCAACGACCACTTCACCGCCACCACCCGTGCCTTTGACAACGATAACATCTGGGGCTGGTAATTCGACGAACCTTTCCAGAAGCGCCTCGGCACCGACCGGCCCTACGAGACCCGTCGTAGCGACCCCCAGCTTCGTCAGccacagaaatgaaaatgaaaatcaaagacTACAGAGAACCGTCAGCCGCACCGACGCCATTAAAAA TTACATAAAACGCGAGACAGCGACATTTTTCGGTGTCGACGAGGACTCGGAAGCGCAAGAAAAACAACGATGGCTCGAACGTCGACGGCGTATGGCGTCGAGAAAGTACGGTGCCCTTTTACCCGAACATCGACCCCCGGATCCCGACATAACACGGGATGTTCCCGACGCTAGTGAAATTCCAgag GGCGTAACACTGAGGAGATGGCATCAGCCAGTGAGACGAAAAGATTCGGTGGCGAGAATGACGTTGTCCGGACTTTCCTACATGGTTACG ACAATGACGCGTCATCGTCCTCGAGAACGCGACGAAACGCGTCCCGAATCCAGAAGTTTTCCTCCCAGCACGGTTCCCCTAAACAACGtcggaggaggtggaggttcCACGTCGCCGGAAGTAACTgccgacgaagaagaagaagcattTTTTGAAAGGCCACCACCTCCGTCCCCGGCGCTAACCAATCAACAGCAAATAGCGAACGATCGTAACATTCAGGGAATTAATTCGGCGCAGCAGCAGGACGATTTATTGAACAACGGAAGTTCGACGGCCCACGATTTAGACGAGGGGGCTGCCGCTATTTCCGCTCTATCTTCGTGCACCGCGGACACCGTTGACGCAACTTCTTCCTCTCATTCGGTCGAACGAGATCTTTCCGAGGAATTAGTTAG GTTCACCACACCCAAAGAAGAGGGAATATCCTCATCAGAAATACTCAGTAGAAGACCCAGGCAGATATCGAGGGACCATTACACTTCAAG AACGTCGAGTTGGCGCAGGTCGCGTGATCCAGGAGGTGCTCCCGAAGGACTTGGTAACGCATCATCTGGAGAAGCTGTGACCTTGAGGAGACAGGCGATAAGCGGTACGAGGATATCGCCGAACACTATCGACAGAATATTCGACAACAGTAACAGGAGGCAATATGGAATGGGCATCGTTGGGCGATTTTTTGG acGATCCTTCAGGAAAAGCGTCGCCCATAAACCGCACGTTAAAAAACAGCTCGACGACATCGAGGATCAAAGACCATTTTTTACCTACTGGATAACGACCGTACAAGTTTTGATACTTGTTATATCGTTGGCGTGTTACGGATTTGGGCCATTTGGTTTCGAATTGAGTCACAGAACGGGATCG GTCCTGGTCACCAGCCTGTCGCTCCAACAAGTCGATTATCAGGAACCGGCTAATTTTTGGATCGGACCCAGGGCCGCTGACCTCATTCACTTGGGGGCCAAATTCGCGCCGTGCATGCGTAGGGATatcaaaattctcaaagaaaTCGACGTATGGCGAGAGAGGGAAAGGGACACCGCCTGTTGTATAAGAAATGACGACTCTGGATGCGTTCAATCCAGCAAACAAGACTGCTCA GTCCGAGGATTGAGATCGACAATgacg AACACTATATCAACGTGGAAAAAATGGGGACCAGGAGACAGCGGTCCCGGAGGAAGAATAAGCGGTTCTGTTTGCGGATTGGATCCAAAATTTTGCGACGCGCCCGCGAGTATCGCACCTTACGAGTGGCCCGACGACATAACGAAATGGCCGATATGCCGAAAAACGAATCCATTCAATCAAAGATTCAG CAAGGGTGGAAGCAACCAAATGTTTCCAGTGAGTCGTCACATGGACAAAATGGCGGAGCACATGGTGTGCGAAGTTATAGGTCATCCATGTTGCATAGGAATTCACGGGATGTGCAGAATAACAACGAAAGAATATTGCGACTTCGTGCACGGTTATTTTCACGAAGAAGCATCGCTCTGTTCCCAAGTCGAATGTCTCCACGACGTCTGCGGAATGATACCGTTTTTGCATCCCGAATGGCCGGATCAGTTTTACAGATTGTtcacatcaatttttctccacgcCGG gATTTTTCATCTGGCTATCACCCTATGCGTGCAATACTTTTTCATGagagatttggaaaaattgactgGATCCTTTCGAATCGCAATAATATACTTCACAGGTGGTTTGGCCGGAAATCTGGCCAGCGCGATTTTCGTCCCCTACAGAGCCgag GTTGGTCCCGCAGGCGCGCATTTCGCGTTACTGGCAACCCTTGTTGTCGAAGTATTAAACAGTTGGCCGATGTTAAAACATCCACGTCGAGCGTTATCAAAGttattaatttctttgttCGCCCTATTAATATTGGGAGCGCTACCATGGATCGATAATTACGCCCATTTATTCGGATTCGTATTCGGTTTTTTAGCGGCATACGCAGTGATGCCGTTTATATCATTCGGTCGTTACGATCGTCGTAGAAAAATTCTACTCATCTGGATATGCCTGATATTGATAGTCGGTCTATTCGCGATGTTATTGGCATTATTTTACAACGTACCGGCATACGAGTGTGAGATATGTAAATTATTCACATGCATACCATTCACCAAAGATTTTTGTGCCTCACAAAACATTAATTTTAAACGTGAAGAACCCGTATGA